The sequence GTTGGCTATCAGATATTTAGCTTATCAAGTGTGATGCATGGTTTAAGTCGTAGTTTTAAGTAAGCTGTAACATGTAAGCTTGTAGTTTGAAGTTTATAGTTTTAAGTAAGTCTTTAAGttttaggttttaagtttgcagtTTTAAGTTTATGGTTTTAAGTTTTACATTTACAGTTTTAAAGTTTATGGTTTTAAGTTTTAAGTAAGTTTTAAGTTGTTCTAAGTTTAAGTTTAAGATCGTAGTTTTAAGTTTTAGATTTTAAGTTTACAGTTTGCAATTTTAGgttttaagttttaagtttgTAGTTTTCAGTTTATAGTTTTAAGTTTAAGTTTGTAGTTTTAAGCTTGtggttttaagttttggattttaaGTTTACAGTTTGCAGTTTTAggtttatagttttaaattttaagtaagttttaagtttgtagttttaagttttaaattttaagtttACAGCCTGCAGTTTATAGTTTGTTTACAGTttggggtagtcctcgacttatgacaattgggagcagaattttGGCTGTAGGTggatgttaagtgagtcacccctgattttaagacctttttcccccacggttgttaagcaaagaactgccgctgttaagtgaatcatacggtcgttaaacaaatccagcttccctcactgactttgctggtcggaagcTGCCAGGGAAGGCCGCAAACggcgatcatgtgaccccgggacgctgcagccattataaatacatgcccagcatctgaattttgatcacacgagagGAGGGATGGTGCGAGAAGTGCGAGAACCGAACCCAAGCCACAGCTTTTAGCGCCGTCGTAACTTCAGATGGTCCCTAGACaaaatggtcgtaaatcgaggactgtttCCTTGTTCCTGCAGGACCCCGTGCCGCAGCGATGACGCAATTCCAGACGTTGGAGCAGGCCCTCGGGGAGGTGGTGTGTACTTTTCAACGCTATTGCCGGAAAGAAGGAGACCGCAACACCCTGAGTAAAGATGAGCTACGGAACCTCCTGCAGACCGAACTCCCCAGCTTGCAAACGGTAGGTCTCCCGTCCATATGAATTAAATCGATTTAATACATTGATACATTAATTCCCAATGTCCTTTGAGGCAGAGcgccgggaggggaggggaatgctTCAAACCGTGCTAATCATTGGGGAATAATCTCTAATCGATAAGTTTTAAAGTAGTTTTAAAGTAGTTTTAAGTAAGTTTTAAGTAAGTTTTTTAGTAAgtagttttaaagttttaactACTGGTAAGTTTTGAAGTTTTAACTACCGGTAAGTTTTAAAGTTGTAAAGTTTTAAGTAAGTTTTTAGTAAGTCTTAAGTAAGTCTCAAGTAAGTCTTAAgtaagtcttaaaagttttaaagtttttcacttaaataaatacaggtagtcctcaatttacaacatgtcatttagtgaccgaagttccAACgacactaaagaaaaaaaaatgacttgggaCCATCGTTcacgcttaacgaccgtggcagccccccccccattggtcatgtgatcaaaaatcagaCGCTCGCcaacggactcgtatttatgacggttgcagcgtcctggcgtcgcttccaactctgttattctgttgttattcttttattctgcttgagcagggggctggactagatgacctccaaggtcccttccctctcagttattattcttttattctgcttgagcagggggctggactagaagaccttcaaggtcccctcCCTCTCGGTTATTCtgctattattcttttattctgcttgagcagggggctggactagatgacctccaaggtcccttccctctcagttattattcttttattctgcttaagcatggggctggactagaagaccttcaaggtcccctcCCTCTCGGTTATTCtgctattattcttttattctgctgcagcagggggctggactagatgacctccaaggtcccttccctctcagttattattcttttattctgcttaagcatggggctggactagaagaccttcaaggtcccctcCCTCTCGGTTATTCtgctattattcttttattctgcttgagcagggggctggactagatgacctccaaggtcccttccctctcagttattattcttttattctgcttaagcatggggctggactagaagaccttcaaggtcccttccagcttctattccattctaaggagaaaggaggagaggaaaaggcaTCCCTTTTCCTGCCCCATCATATTGCAAATCtccgtgttttgttttgttttgtctgttAAAAACAAAAGCTGCAAATCAAAGGCCAGGCTTTGGAAGAGATGCTCACCCTGTTGGATACCGACCGCGATGGAGAGGTCACCTTCGAAGAATACATCCGGTTCGTGGCGGCCGCCTTCACCTTCTTCCACCTGCAGTTCCGCGATGCTCCCGTGGTCCAGCCCCGCGTCTAAGGAGGGGGTGGGGATGTGATTGCGGATGGCGTCGCTGCGGAGCGGTCGGCGCCCTGGACGGACGGACCGACCGACCGACAGATGGGCATTTCAGGGCAGGGGGTCCTGGCTCGCGAGAGACCGCTGGAGGTTCTAGcaaagaagcaaaaataaaaatctcataaaaaaaacaaaacacctggaTCGTCGCTTCGTTTTCGTTGGTTTGTTTCCtgaattttgtattattattattaatttttttttacaaaggtgGTAATACTGAAGGTACCTCGTGCTTCATCCCACTCCTATTTTTCCTCACGGCAACAACTCTGGGATGAGAAAGGAGGGACCGGCCCCAAAATCACCCGGCTGGCTttgatggctaaggcaggactagaactcaccatcacttaaggattggcccaaagtcacccagctggcttttcatggcttatttctcttttctgtagctttattagatttttatccactCCCAAATCATAGACTTTTGgccgactctctctctctctctcatattttctctcccctctcttcctctcattctctctattctctttctccctttctttctctttctctctcattctgtctccttctttcttccctcccttcctctttctagtATTTCTCTCATTCTAttttcttcctctcattctctATTTTGTCtcattctttctccctttctctttctttttctctcattctgtctctcgttctctcttccctcccttcctctttctattcttcctctcattctattttctcattctctttctccctttctctctcactcacttttttctcattctttctatctctcgttctctcttccctcccttcctctttctattcTTCCTCTCATTCTATTTTCTCAGTCTCATTCTTTCTGTttctcacttttttctttctcattctctctcttctgtctcgttctctcttccttccttcctctttctattcttcctctcattctattttctcttctccctttccgTTTCTTTCTCTTActcactttttctttctctctcattcctctctgtctctcattctctctcttccttccactttttctccattctttctctcattttctccctctcttcctctcattctctctattctctttctccttctttctctttctctcattctgtctccttctttcttccctcccttcctctttctagtATTTCTCTCATTCTAttttcttcctctcattctctATTTTGTCtcattctttctccctttctctttctttttctctcattctgtctctcgttctctcttcctccttcctctttctattcttcctctcattctattttctcattctcttctccctttctctcactcactttttctcattctttctatctctcgttctcttcctccttcctctttctattcTTCCTCTCATTCTATTTTCTCAGTCTCATTCTTTCTGtttctcactttttctttctcattctctctctttctgtctcgttctctcttccttccttcctctttctattcttcctctcattctattttctctttctccctttccgttTCTTTCTCTTactcacttttttctttctctctcattccctctctgtctctcattctctctctcttccttccactttttctccattctttctctcattttctccctctctctctctccccctctcattctttctttttctctctctctcattctctctgtctctcattctttctctctctctcattctttctccctctctctctctctctctctccctttctctctctcctgctgCTTTTGTAGTTTCCGAGCCATTTGGCTGCCACAGCCTTTTTGGTGCCAaaccactgggggaaaaaatgggtaGAGGAATTTAGGGCTTAGAGAAGGGGAAACAGAAAATCCCACCTCAGCTCCCATTGGCCTCTCCGAGAGCTGGGGGAGGACCCCTGGACGCCCCAAATAAAAGCCCAGATTAGCCAAGGTTACAAATAATGGTCGGATGGACAGGGGCTCTGCATTGTGCCCGCTCAACTCCAGCCTCAGTTTCCGGTCCGGCTCGCTCTGGTAAGTGGGGGAGTTTCTCTGGGCCAGGGGAAAAAGAGGTCTCGGCTTTGGGCAGAGAAAATATCTGCCCCGATCCCAAAAGGACTCCTCCACTTTAAAGAGGAGATTGAGAGTCAGGATCAGTGCCCGGTTGGTTGGCTTCGTGTTCAGATGAAAtctggaaggatggattgattgacagaaggaaaagaaaggaaaggaaaggaaaggaaaggaagggaagggaagggaagggaagggaagggaagggaaggaaaggaaaggaaaggaagagagagaaaggagagagaaaggaaaagaaaggagagagaaaggaaaggaatggaatggaaaggaaaggaaaggaaagagagagagagagagaaaggagagagaaaggaaaggaagaggaaagacaaagaaagacaagaggaggggagaggcagTGGCAGAAAGGGAACGGGAAGAtgagaaaaatgggaaaaaaggagaaaacaaatgaaggaatgatggaaagaaggaagaagagaagcgaAGAGAGTcatagagaggagggagggagggagggagggagggagggaggaaggaaggaaggaaggaaggaaggaaggacttcacAAAGAACCCTTCCCTTTCTACCTGCGGTGGATAAATCCTGCTGCCAAAATTGCTCTCCCCGTTTAGCCCCTCGGCCTCCTCTTCCAAACAGCCCAATTTTATTCCCCTCTTCTtcagccatgggggggggggcaccccAAAACAGAAAAACCAGGAATAGCGCGAGGCAAAAATCTAATAAGTGTACAccgccccccccacaccccgcCTTTCAATTGCAGCGGCTGGCAGGTCGCTCTGTGAAACCAGCCTCTGGGCGTGTGCAGAGTGCTCTCCTGCCATCCTGGGGACCGGGCAGACTACAAACCTCCCAAAACATTTGGCATTCAAAATACCTGCGGGGAAGGGGAGGGTGGGTGATGGGAGGAGAACCGGATCCGAACCCTAAAACAAACATCAGCACCTCCAAATTAATCCTCTGGGCTCCgtcctgcttagcttttttgCACGGCTATCTGCACACACCCTGTGGGTTGAATTTTCCCGACTTTTTAAAGCGCTGCTTTGGCTCCCTTTGGCCCCGGATGCCGTCCCAAAGGTGCCAGGCTGGCATCCCGAATGAGTCACCCTTTCCTCTCTTCTGCCAATGGGATTGGATCCACCCAttcttcccccacacacacacaccagggaggGCTGGCTTGGGCGACCCAGagccagggaggaagagagaaaaaaacaacaactaggtTAGGGGCTTGGAAAGGAGGCGGTTTATGGCCCCCTCTGCTAGGGTGCATCGTAGCCACAAAAACCACAGGCACACAATTGTGTAGATGcctgctttcctttccttctctccatccctccctttccttcatccctctccttccttcttcatccctccttccttccttcccttcgtcCCTCTTTTCTCTTcaaccctctttccttcccttcattctctccttccttccttccatcccttcctttccttcctttcctccctctccttccttcccttctcttcccttcttccttcctttcctttcctccctctccttttcccttcatccctccttccttcctttcctcccttcccttcatccctctcctcccttcccttcatccctccttccttcctttcctgcttttccttttcccttcatccctcccccccttcctttcttccctctccttcctctccttccttccttcccttctcttccctttcttcctttcctctctcctttccttcatccctccttccttcttcatccctccttccttccttcccttcgtcCCTCTTTTCTCTTcaacctctttccttcccttcattctcgccttccttccttccatcccttcctttccttcctttcctccctctccttccttcccttctcttcccttcttccttcctttcctttcctccctctccttttcccttcatccctccttccttcctttcctcccttcccttcatccctctcctcccttcccttcatccctccttccttcctttcctgcttttccttttcccttcatccctcccacccttcctttcatccctctccttcctctccttccttccttcccttctcttccctttcttcctttcctctctccttttcccttcctccctctccttccttcccttcccttccctccttcgatccattcctttcctccttctctttgttaCCTTCTGCATCCCTTCCTTCCccgtcttccttcctccctccctccctccctccctccctccctccctcccttccttccttccttcctcttgtacctcctccttccttttctgtctctcccttccttctccgtgccttttcttcctttccttccttccttccgtgttccttccttttcccttcccttggcGGAGGGCAAATTtcctttattccattttacaaatCCACCCAAGTTGGCGTCCCTTTCAATTTTCCACTCGAATCGaggctggggggtgggtggggggcttggCTGTCCACCTACCTACCCACAAACAAACCCTTTCCCTGGCCAGAGCAGTGTGTCCCAACCTTGGGCCCCagtagatgggtggacttcaactcccagagttccctgtTGGCTGAGGGAtcctgggcgttgaagtccaccggtgctggctggggcattctgggagttgaagtccacccctttaAAGTGGCCatggtttaaaaaaacaacaacaaaaaaaacacaccccgtTTTAATGCTTCGTTGGTGCAAGATGCTACCGACCCTCCCGTCCGATTCCGCAACTCCATCCTCTTTCAACAGATTCCAAAAATGGCCACCCCCTTGGAAAAAGCCCTCGACACCATGGTGGTCACCTTCCACAAATATTCCCAAAAAGAAGGAGACCAGTTCAAACTCAACAACATGGAACTGAAGGAGTTGCTGAAACAGGAGCTGCCCGGATTCATTAGCGTAAGTGCCTCGCTCCGTtaagggtagtcctcgacttacgaccaaagtTAAGGCCCCCGAAATGTCCGTCGCTAACCTTCGCTAGGCGAGCTTTAGTCCTGCCTTACGACTTTCTCCAGCCACGGATGTGAAGGGAACCCCTGCCGCCGTTAAGCCAGTCgcacggtcattaagcgaatccggcttaaaccccccccccttgacttgaccttgtcggaaggtcgcagaaAAGGGGATTTATACGACCTCCCAGGGGGACGCTGaggccgtcgtaaatacgagtcactcgccaggcgcctgaattttgatatgGCTACCTACTGCAACGGTcgaaaagtgtgaaaaacggtcataaggtcatttttttgtgtgtggtgtcgttgtaacttcacagggtcactaaatgaactgttgtaagtgggggATCACCTATGCCCATGACGGTGAACCTTCAGCGCcggaaaaacggcctgaaaacagccgaAAAACAGGCGATTTGGGGGcctttttccaggccatttttgggctgttttcaggccttttttttgccctgaaaaatggcccaaaatatGCCCCCCACcaacggccaaaaaacaggctcCTTTTCAGGTAGTTTTTAGGACAAAAACGGCTCAAAAACGGCCTGAGAACAGCCAaataaacagcctgaaaaacggctcaaaaaaacaccaaaaaacagGCTGCTTTTCGGGCGGTTTTCAGGCAAAACACGGCCCAAAAACGGCCTGAGAACAGCCAaataaacagcctgaaaaacggctCAAAAAATGCCAAAAAACAGGCTGCTGTTCGGGCTGTTTTCAAGGCCGTTTTCAGCCCCCAAAAAATTAAACGctccgtgttttttttttttctccccagaagAAAAAGGACGAGTCCACGTTTCAAAAAATCATGAGCAACCTCGACTCCAACAAAGACAACCAGGTGGATTTTCAAGAATACGCCACGTTCCTGGCTTGTATCGCCATGGCGTGCAACGATTTTTTCCACAGCTTCCCGGACAAGATGCCGCGGCAGAAATAAAGCCGGGGAGGGGGGCGGCGGCGTGCAAAACAGGAGCGGGCCGGCGTGCAAGACGGGCGGGCAGAGTCCACAGGTGTGTGTAAGGTGGCTTTTCCCCCCTTGTAGCCTTTGGTTGGTGCAACAGCTTCGAACGGGGGAGCCTGTCTGGCGAGAatagccagtctctctctctctcacacacacacaacacgcacacacaccgacaacaaaataaagtttgctttcaaaaaaaaaaagtactccaAAAAAAGCCTTTTGGTGCTTTTGCTTGTCTCCTGAGGGGCTGGGGACGATGGGCATCGGAGTTTGGAATGGGGAGGAGGCCTGGCTCAGACAACTGTCCACGGGTTTGAAGTGAATGGGTtgaagggagggacggagggagcaaaggaaagaaagaaggcaggaaggaatagagagaaggaaggaaggaaagaagcaaggggaggaggaatggaggggaggggaggaaagaaggaaggaatagagagggaaagaaggaaaggagcaagaaggaaaggagggatggagggaaggaaagaaagaaggaaggaaggaaacaatcaagaagggagggaaggagggagtgagaagaaaagaaagaaggcaggaaggaataaagagaaggaaagaaggaaagaagcaacaaggaggggagggaaggagggagggaaggaaggaaggaaggaaacaagaaggaagggagagagggagggaagtaagaatggagggaaagaaagaaagaaggaaggaaggaaggaaggaataaagaagggaggaaggaaacaatcaagaagggagggaaggagggagaagaaaagaaagaaggcaggaaggaatagagagatggagggaagggaaggaaagaacgaaggaaagaatagaaagagcgaaggaaggagggaaggaaggagggacaaaGGGAATGGAGAGAAgtcaggagggaaggaaggaaggaatgaatagagggaaggaatgaaagaacaagggaacggaggaaggaaggagtgaaatgaaaggggaagaaaaagaaaagggttaaaggaaaatggaaggagaaagaaaaagaaaagcctcaaaagcaAAGAAGCTGACCGGTCAActcttcaaaacaaaaacaaaaatacaccGAGAACTTTAATTTCTTGCAAACTCAAAACTGCTGGCAGGGAGCATCTCTGCCTGGTCCCTGGCTTCCTCCGTTGCTAGGCAACGGCTTGCCTCCTGCATCCCTTTGGTCCTGTCCAGAGGGATTAAAGCTTCGGATGCAGTTAAAGTCCTGAGAATGGTACCTTTTccgccctctttttctctctctctctcgtttttttttaaatgccagccTTTTTGACTAAGAtcagattttatattttgatttctccccccccgcccctcctcctCTGACTTTACAAAAtacacaagaaagaaagaaaacaggatcGGCTACATTTCTCCGGGCTACGAAACCGATGTAATCTTTGAaagttctgtttttgttttaagtTATAACTTTATAAACCTTTCTTGTATATTTGGCCTCCTACATCCTTctagttttttcccccttatttttcagttctttctttttgtttatttctttgctttctttggtTCTAATTTATATTAGTTCTTTAGGGCTTGCCCTTAAAACTGTCAATAAgaattttatctttctttataccattttttctgctttttatctTTTGGTTCTTCCTTTTGTTTACTTCTTTCAGTTTTAATTTCCATTTGTTCTTATAGTTGCTCTTAAAACAGTTGCTAAGAATTATACATAGAAAACACATATCTTGATAGCCTTtttctatttccttctttttattccttcctttccctttccttcttttcttttcttttctcttccttcctttttctttccttccttcctcccttttctttttctttcctgttccATTTTAGTTTAGTTgctcttaaaaatatcaataaGAATTATACATTAAAAAACATTATATCTTTATATCCTTTTTCAGCTTcctttttattccttcctttccctttccttttctttctctttctgccttccttctttctttctcccttttctttctttctttctctctttctttcttttcccttctttctctttcctgttccattttattttatattactatTGGCTCTTAAAATTATcaataagaattatatgtcaaaaAAACATTATCTCTCTTTTCTACTTCCTCCTTGTCCGCTTATCTTTTCGTCCTTTCTCTGCTCCGTTTTACTTCGTGTTCCTTCTCCTTATCGCTCTTCAAGCTTCCAGTTAGGAATTATACATACAAATTCTATCTTATATATCTTTCCTCGTATCGCTTCtacttccttctattttcttttctgatcGCACCTTTGGTcttcctgtttccttccttccttccttccctgaccTATTTCGGTTGGTGTGTGTTCTCGTGATTGCTCAccaacttttaataaaatttattatatatatattttttaaaaaaggaacaaaaaccaGGAGAGGAAAATGCATGTTAAAGTGGAAGGAGGCAGAAGGGACTCAGAGGGTGGGctggttttgggaaaaaaaatcctgccaGGGAGGTCTGAACTTCTAAATGGGCGTTTTAAGGCACATCAGAACTGGGGTGTTTTGATCTCAGATCAAACCAAGGTTTAGCCCAGAGGGACGAACAGAATGAGTCTCTGGGGGCTTTTGCCATGTTCCTTTCTGCTAGCATCACACTCCCTAGAGACCCCACACCGCATATAAGAAGATACTTAAGCCGCCACACCCAATTCCCTGCTTTGCCTCTTCAAGCCCATCGTCCACCTTCTTTGGTGAGTTGCTTTTTAATCTGGTATTGGTTTTTAAAACGATTCAAATTGGGTGCTTGGATGCTCTAAATGAAGTTATCTTTCCTAGCTGTATTTCCCACGCGTTGGTCTTTGGTTAAGAAGTGTAGGGGAAAATCTgcccgctttttttttttcttttcctttttggttGGGAGAAGGCAGCCGAGCCTCCAGATTTAGGCGCAGTCTACCTCAGAATTCAAGTTTCTGGAGACTGGACTGTAAAGGAAGGGTTTTTGCCCTTGGCATTTTGCTTGTAGGTTTCCCAGTAATGCCAGGTTagccatcatcatcttcatcatcatcatcatgaagttgatacctaggacgctggcagcaacccgtatcaaccaatAGCACCAGTCAACGGTATTTGTGATgcttttttgaatgttcagttgactgagtttcatgtttatgaataaagttaatacttcatgaataaaattaataataatgaataataataataatattaaattttaGCTGCCCGAGTCTCAGTGATTCCAGGATGAAAAGCATCTGAATAAATTCTTGGAAATAAAAacgatgggattttttttttttttaaattcaaattttatcGCAATCAGGACTTCTGGCAGAGCCTGTAAACTACTAAAGTTTTCCTGTTCAGCCGGCTTTTAGAGATAAAAAGCCAGTGCTGTGAACATAATACACAATAAATATTTAGTGGATCGTTACGCTAATATATTCTAAATttgcaaatcttttcatctctaaAAAGCCAcacccgttgctaagcaagaggctTATAAGCCAACCACCAAGTTAGCTGGAATTATAAGGAGGCATTATTTAATTTTCCAGTGGTCTGAGCTTGCTTAATGTTTGGACAAGGCGTTGGCTTTTTTCAAATTTGTACCTATTTGCTCAGCTTAATATGAGTCACTCTTTTCCAAGCGTGAAGTTTTTAAGCGCAtccctttataaaaaaaaaaagaagaagaaggagaatttaaaagatacagggcccttgcagattttttttttcctacaccACTTCCTTCTGGCCTCTTATCGAAACTGCAAAAA comes from Ahaetulla prasina isolate Xishuangbanna chromosome 17, ASM2864084v1, whole genome shotgun sequence and encodes:
- the LOC131186350 gene encoding protein S100-G-like isoform X1 → MTQFQTLEQALGEVVCTFQRYCRKEGDRNTLSKDELRNLLQTELPSLQTLQIKGQALEEMLTLLDTDRDGEVTFEEYIRFVAAAFTFFHLQFRDAPVVQPRV
- the LOC131186352 gene encoding protein S100-A4-like isoform X1 is translated as MATPLEKALDTMVVTFHKYSQKEGDQFKLNNMELKELLKQELPGFISKKKDESTFQKIMSNLDSNKDNQVDFQEYATFLACIAMACNDFFHSFPDKMPRQK
- the LOC131186352 gene encoding protein S100-A4-like isoform X2 — its product is MATPLEKALDTMVVTFHKYSQKEGDQFKLNNMELKELLKQELPGFISKKDESTFQKIMSNLDSNKDNQVDFQEYATFLACIAMACNDFFHSFPDKMPRQK